In Candidatus Liberimonas magnetica, one DNA window encodes the following:
- the lpxA gene encoding acyl-ACP--UDP-N-acetylglucosamine O-acyltransferase gives MIHKTAIIDSNAKLADDVEVGPYAIIGEGTEIKAKSKIGSHAIIEFAEIGENCIIHSHAAVGTAPQDLKYKGEPTKLILGNNCTVREFCTLNRGTTASGKTVIGENCLFMAYTHIAHDCIIGNGVITVNAATIGGHVEIGDFAVISALVGFHQFTRVGKLAMVGGGAKVSLDILPFTQAQGDRAKLVGLNLVGMKRRGFTAEMIEEIKNAYKTLFLSGLPMEEALDQLEASDPKKEVREMIDFIHKSKRGICRPGRKENTEEM, from the coding sequence ATGATTCATAAAACAGCAATAATAGATTCAAATGCAAAGCTAGCAGATGATGTGGAAGTCGGGCCCTACGCTATAATAGGGGAAGGGACTGAGATTAAAGCTAAAAGCAAAATAGGTTCTCACGCAATAATAGAGTTTGCCGAAATCGGGGAAAACTGCATAATTCACAGCCATGCAGCAGTAGGTACGGCTCCCCAGGACCTTAAATATAAAGGCGAACCTACAAAACTTATTCTGGGAAATAATTGTACAGTCAGGGAATTTTGTACGCTTAATCGCGGTACTACCGCAAGCGGTAAAACCGTTATAGGAGAAAATTGCCTTTTCATGGCCTATACTCATATAGCACACGATTGTATCATCGGAAACGGCGTAATTACGGTAAATGCGGCAACGATCGGGGGACATGTAGAAATAGGCGACTTTGCTGTTATCAGTGCCCTGGTCGGCTTTCATCAATTCACCAGGGTCGGCAAGCTTGCCATGGTTGGCGGCGGGGCAAAAGTTTCCTTAGATATACTGCCATTTACCCAGGCACAGGGCGACAGGGCGAAATTAGTGGGCTTAAACCTGGTCGGCATGAAAAGACGCGGATTTACGGCTGAAATGATAGAAGAAATTAAAAATGCTTACAAGACCCTTTTTCTTTCTGGCCTTCCGATGGAAGAAGCTTTAGACCAGCTTGAAGCAAGTGACCCTAAAAAAGAAGTAAGGGAAATGATAGATTTTATACATAAATCCAAACGAGGCATTTGCCGTCCCGGAAGAAAAGAAAATACTGAGGAGATGTAA
- the lpxD gene encoding UDP-3-O-(3-hydroxymyristoyl)glucosamine N-acyltransferase codes for MKLTAKEIAEIVEGELFAQPEIVITGAASLSEAGKDDVSFLGNEKYSKQVASSRAGLILLPKKYDVSDKPAVKVKNPQLAFAKILEIIEKERIKLGRVGVHPSCVVSRSAKIGLAAHIGPYSVIEDNAVIGDRTIIYAQCYVGENTKIGEECLIYPGVIIRENVVIGNKVILNPGVIIGGDGFGFVPDGNSLHKIPQIGTVDIGDNVEIGANTTVDRATIGKTFIGRGTKIDNQIQIAHNVQIGENCIIVSSASIAGSARIGNNVTIAGQAGVAGHISIGDGAIIGGQSGVISDIKSGEIVSGLPARDHKKNLKIQALIQKLPEIYEKIKKMEKKG; via the coding sequence ATGAAATTGACCGCAAAAGAAATAGCGGAAATTGTAGAAGGGGAACTTTTTGCACAACCTGAAATAGTAATTACAGGAGCTGCCAGTCTCTCAGAAGCCGGTAAAGACGATGTTTCATTTCTTGGAAATGAGAAATATTCCAAGCAGGTGGCATCCTCAAGAGCCGGGCTTATATTGTTGCCGAAGAAATATGATGTTTCTGATAAACCTGCGGTCAAAGTAAAAAATCCGCAGCTTGCGTTTGCAAAGATACTGGAGATAATAGAAAAAGAAAGAATAAAGCTGGGAAGAGTAGGGGTCCATCCCTCCTGCGTGGTCTCAAGAAGTGCAAAAATAGGTTTGGCTGCGCATATCGGCCCTTATTCTGTAATTGAAGATAATGCTGTAATAGGTGATAGGACGATAATTTACGCTCAATGCTATGTGGGTGAAAATACAAAGATAGGAGAGGAGTGCCTGATTTATCCTGGGGTAATCATAAGAGAAAACGTAGTAATCGGGAATAAGGTGATACTTAACCCAGGAGTGATAATTGGGGGCGACGGGTTCGGTTTTGTACCTGACGGAAATAGCCTTCATAAAATACCTCAGATAGGAACTGTTGATATCGGAGATAATGTAGAGATAGGAGCAAATACCACTGTTGACAGGGCTACTATCGGAAAAACATTCATTGGCAGAGGAACTAAAATCGACAACCAGATACAGATAGCTCACAATGTCCAAATTGGCGAGAACTGTATAATCGTTTCTTCCGCTTCGATAGCAGGTTCAGCCAGGATCGGGAACAATGTGACGATCGCAGGCCAGGCAGGCGTTGCCGGGCATATCAGTATCGGAGACGGAGCGATCATCGGCGGGCAATCCGGAGTAATAAGTGATATAAAATCCGGCGAGATAGTTTCAGGGCTTCCTGCCAGGGACCATAAGAAAAATCTGAAGATCCAGGCCTTAATACAAAAACTGCCCGAAATATATGAAAAAATAAAAAAGATGGAGAAGAAAGGATAG
- the bamA gene encoding outer membrane protein assembly factor BamA, whose protein sequence is MTKNIILIFGLVLVLVNVVFADNYKVNKISGIYIEGLINIKEKTVLKKIKSKTGKPYSESKIKADFQTMLEMEYFDNVSVLVDTSTWKITFKVKEKPYIKRINFKGNKKISRGSLMSEITLKEKTYYELLKLQESKDKIMVLYGDKGYADCKMEVYPTINEKTNEMTLSFLISEGNRILIGGVEITGTKVYKAKKIKGKMDKVKKKKVFKEENLKNDIDAIKEFYKNNGYIQIQVDEPKITYNKERTQMFISMNISEGKKYKVGNISFSGNIVFTDSQIKKDVTLKPGSLYQEEKFKESQQAILELYSDKGYLNCQVVPKFTPDQEKGIMDILFDIKENSVIYVGRIYVDGLTNTKEFVIKRELVIREGDVFSASKVRRSIEKIHNLGFIDAVDPQILPTDKRDVMDLSLNISEGKPGMLSAGAGYSSVDQLVGTLQVQHINLFGRAERLNLTWEFGARRQNYEINWTEPWFLNKPVSLGLGLFDTEVTRDYGSIFSAYKEGRKGGTISVGPRLNEYLSLFFTYTYAHVSVFDINLDTPTQASSNVVPTSDVTSSIATQIAWDTRDNIFDPSKGGRQSFSLQIAGGPLGGNINFIKPVLRNSVFIPTFWKFVLSINSTLGMIQNYGSSSDIPVYERFYIGGADTVRGYEYRSEIGPIQGGKIEYVYNVEYKFPIVQEKKHSVIVGAIFFDVGGTWNNPGDLNLEIGSNERDSATNTITKFRMKSGAGFGIRFTTPVFPLRLDWGYGFNHEPGESMSQFYFSIGNIF, encoded by the coding sequence ATGACAAAAAACATTATACTAATCTTCGGTTTGGTTCTGGTTTTGGTGAATGTTGTGTTTGCAGATAACTACAAGGTAAACAAGATTTCCGGGATCTATATTGAAGGCTTAATCAACATAAAAGAAAAGACAGTACTTAAAAAAATCAAATCAAAGACAGGCAAGCCCTATTCTGAAAGTAAAATAAAGGCTGATTTTCAAACTATGCTGGAGATGGAATATTTTGACAACGTAAGTGTTCTTGTAGATACTTCGACATGGAAAATAACTTTTAAAGTGAAAGAAAAGCCGTACATAAAGAGAATTAATTTTAAGGGTAATAAAAAAATATCACGCGGTTCATTGATGTCTGAAATAACTCTAAAGGAAAAAACCTACTACGAACTATTGAAATTACAGGAATCTAAAGATAAAATAATGGTGCTTTACGGCGATAAAGGCTATGCCGACTGCAAGATGGAGGTCTATCCGACCATTAATGAGAAAACTAATGAAATGACCCTCTCTTTTTTGATAAGTGAAGGGAACAGGATATTGATAGGCGGAGTTGAGATAACGGGGACCAAAGTTTATAAGGCAAAGAAGATCAAAGGGAAGATGGATAAAGTCAAGAAGAAAAAGGTTTTTAAAGAAGAAAATCTGAAAAATGACATTGATGCGATAAAAGAGTTTTACAAAAATAACGGTTATATACAGATTCAGGTTGATGAGCCGAAAATCACGTACAATAAAGAAAGAACTCAAATGTTCATTTCAATGAATATCAGCGAGGGGAAAAAATATAAAGTCGGAAATATTTCTTTTTCAGGCAATATCGTTTTTACCGATTCTCAAATTAAAAAAGATGTTACCTTGAAGCCTGGAAGCCTTTACCAGGAAGAAAAATTTAAAGAATCTCAGCAGGCTATCCTGGAGCTTTATTCAGATAAAGGTTATTTAAATTGCCAGGTTGTGCCGAAATTCACTCCGGATCAAGAAAAAGGCATAATGGACATACTCTTTGACATAAAGGAAAACAGTGTAATTTATGTAGGCAGGATTTATGTAGATGGATTAACAAATACAAAAGAATTTGTTATAAAAAGAGAGTTGGTTATAAGGGAAGGTGACGTATTCTCAGCTTCAAAGGTAAGAAGAAGTATAGAAAAGATCCATAATTTAGGTTTTATTGATGCTGTTGATCCTCAAATACTTCCGACCGATAAAAGAGATGTGATGGACCTGAGTTTAAATATTTCAGAAGGAAAACCCGGAATGCTTTCGGCAGGAGCGGGTTATTCTTCGGTCGATCAATTGGTCGGTACACTGCAGGTCCAGCATATAAATCTATTCGGAAGGGCAGAGAGGCTTAATTTAACCTGGGAATTTGGCGCCAGAAGGCAGAATTATGAGATAAATTGGACAGAGCCCTGGTTTTTGAACAAGCCCGTCAGCCTTGGTTTGGGTTTGTTTGATACAGAAGTAACAAGGGATTATGGTTCAATATTCAGTGCTTATAAAGAAGGACGAAAAGGCGGAACAATAAGTGTCGGGCCGCGTTTAAATGAATACTTAAGCTTGTTTTTTACATATACCTACGCGCATGTGAGCGTTTTTGATATAAACCTTGATACCCCTACACAAGCCTCAAGCAATGTTGTTCCTACTAGTGATGTAACATCCAGCATAGCCACTCAAATCGCCTGGGATACAAGGGACAATATTTTTGACCCTTCAAAAGGAGGGCGACAATCATTCTCTTTGCAGATAGCCGGAGGGCCCTTAGGGGGGAACATTAATTTTATAAAACCAGTTTTAAGAAATTCAGTATTTATACCGACATTCTGGAAATTCGTTTTATCGATAAATTCCACCCTTGGCATGATACAGAATTACGGGTCTTCATCCGACATACCTGTCTATGAAAGATTTTACATCGGAGGGGCAGATACGGTCAGGGGCTATGAATACAGGTCCGAGATCGGGCCTATACAGGGCGGAAAAATCGAGTATGTCTATAATGTAGAGTATAAGTTCCCTATAGTACAAGAAAAAAAACATTCTGTGATAGTCGGTGCAATATTTTTTGATGTCGGAGGCACCTGGAATAATCCAGGAGACCTTAACCTTGAGATAGGGAGCAATGAAAGGGATTCGGCAACAAATACAATTACGAAATTCAGGATGAAATCTGGTGCTGGCTTTGGGATAAGGTTTACGACTCCAGTATTTCCTTTAAGGCTTGACTGGGGATACGGGTTTAACCATGAACCCGGGGAGAGTATGAGCCAGTTTTATTTCTCGATAGGTAATATATTTTAG
- a CDS encoding bifunctional UDP-3-O-[3-hydroxymyristoyl] N-acetylglucosamine deacetylase/3-hydroxyacyl-ACP dehydratase: MEKQKTISKEITMEGIGLHTGNIAKAEFKPSPPNTGIRFKRIDLPGSPEIHATYHQVLGAIRGSTIGTETVRVHTVEHILAVCSGLGIDNMEICLTNNEPPVMDGSAKPFVDIIVKAGLVEQDAPRQYFTLTEPYTYEVDKVKITAFPSDEFKIDCTVVYNHPYLSEQKASVVVTPDSFINMIAPARTFCFDYEIEALKKKGLGKGGDLTNAIVIGLNDIHNPDKTLRFKDEFVRHKILDLIGDLYLLGKPIKAHIVAVRPGHNHNINFAKKLAELEGKNGLVQKEDKEPKTMSNVSAPIGTMMDINMIQQLIPHRYPFLMIDKVIINEELKRATGFKCVSGNESFFQGHFPGQPIMPGVLIVESLAQTACILFMSRPDLKNKLAFFMSIENAKFRKPVYPGDVLELRIEVLRARERGGKIRGEAFVNNGLVAEAEFMFAIVDKEGVK; encoded by the coding sequence ATGGAAAAACAGAAAACTATCAGTAAAGAAATAACAATGGAAGGTATAGGCCTTCATACGGGGAATATCGCAAAAGCTGAATTTAAACCTTCGCCTCCCAATACCGGGATAAGGTTCAAACGCATTGATTTACCCGGCAGTCCCGAGATACATGCGACCTATCACCAAGTTCTTGGGGCTATAAGAGGTTCAACGATAGGCACCGAGACAGTGCGTGTGCATACAGTAGAACATATTCTGGCAGTGTGTTCAGGGCTTGGCATAGATAATATGGAGATATGCCTGACTAATAATGAGCCCCCTGTAATGGACGGAAGCGCAAAACCTTTTGTAGATATCATCGTTAAAGCGGGGCTCGTAGAACAGGATGCTCCAAGACAGTATTTTACTTTAACTGAACCTTATACCTACGAAGTCGATAAAGTCAAGATTACGGCATTTCCTTCGGATGAATTCAAGATAGATTGTACCGTAGTTTATAACCACCCTTATTTATCAGAACAGAAAGCTTCTGTTGTAGTCACTCCTGATTCTTTTATTAATATGATTGCGCCTGCCAGGACTTTTTGCTTTGATTATGAGATAGAAGCCTTAAAAAAGAAAGGCCTTGGAAAAGGCGGGGACCTGACCAACGCTATCGTAATAGGTTTAAATGATATTCATAACCCGGATAAAACCCTGCGTTTTAAAGATGAATTCGTCAGGCATAAGATATTGGACCTTATCGGAGACCTGTATTTGCTCGGCAAGCCTATAAAAGCTCATATAGTAGCCGTACGGCCCGGTCATAACCATAATATTAATTTCGCAAAAAAACTAGCCGAGCTGGAAGGCAAAAACGGCCTGGTACAAAAAGAAGATAAGGAGCCAAAAACTATGAGCAATGTTTCAGCACCTATAGGGACTATGATGGATATTAATATGATTCAGCAATTGATTCCCCATAGATATCCTTTCTTGATGATAGATAAGGTCATAATAAATGAGGAACTAAAACGGGCGACCGGATTTAAGTGTGTCAGCGGAAACGAAAGCTTTTTTCAAGGCCACTTTCCCGGTCAGCCTATAATGCCCGGTGTGTTGATAGTGGAATCTCTGGCGCAAACTGCATGCATTTTATTCATGTCCCGCCCGGACCTTAAAAATAAACTGGCGTTTTTTATGTCGATTGAAAACGCAAAGTTCAGAAAGCCCGTTTACCCGGGCGATGTTTTGGAACTGAGGATAGAGGTCTTAAGGGCCAGGGAACGCGGCGGGAAAATTCGCGGAGAAGCATTTGTAAATAATGGCCTTGTAGCCGAAGCGGAGTTCATGTTTGCAATCGTAGATAAAGAGGGCGTGAAATGA